The following proteins are co-located in the Kiritimatiellia bacterium genome:
- a CDS encoding YicC family protein has product MSIRSMTGFGRGTARRDGLRIDVEISTVNRRQLDVQIHLPKELQSLESRLQTEIGRSILRGRVTVSVKVAVTDGAGPRIRVRTEAARAYVEAWRRLARSLHMSDRIDLAMLAAIPDLWVVEHPEQDAEAIWPTLLRALRQALRSVGAMRAAEGAALARDLRARFAAIGRRLVAIRRAAPLAAERHRTRLRRCVEDLCCAAHVTRDQLLREIVTAAERMDISEELTRLDSHLAQARAMLRQAGPIGRSLDFLAQEMLREAHTISAKCCDGHIAEEIVEFKSELERIREQIQNIE; this is encoded by the coding sequence ATGAGCATACGCAGCATGACCGGCTTCGGCCGCGGCACCGCGCGGCGCGACGGTTTGCGGATTGATGTCGAAATCAGCACTGTGAACCGGCGCCAGCTCGATGTGCAGATTCACCTCCCCAAGGAGCTCCAATCGCTGGAATCGCGACTGCAAACTGAAATCGGCCGCTCGATTTTGCGGGGACGTGTCACTGTCAGCGTGAAGGTCGCCGTCACCGATGGCGCCGGGCCGCGCATCCGCGTCCGCACCGAGGCGGCCCGCGCCTACGTCGAAGCCTGGCGACGTCTCGCGCGAAGTCTGCACATGTCCGATCGCATCGATCTGGCGATGCTTGCGGCCATTCCGGACCTCTGGGTGGTCGAGCACCCGGAACAGGACGCCGAAGCGATCTGGCCGACGCTGCTGCGTGCGCTGCGACAGGCGCTGCGGAGCGTCGGCGCGATGCGGGCGGCGGAGGGCGCCGCGCTCGCGCGCGACCTGCGCGCGCGCTTCGCCGCCATCGGCCGGCGCCTGGTCGCGATCCGCCGCGCTGCGCCACTGGCGGCGGAGCGCCATCGCACCCGCCTGCGCCGCTGCGTCGAGGACCTCTGCTGTGCCGCCCATGTCACCCGCGATCAACTGCTCCGCGAAATCGTGACCGCGGCCGAACGCATGGACATCAGCGAGGAGCTCACCCGTCTCGACAGCCACCTCGCCCAGGCCCGCGCAATGCTCCGCCAAGCCGGCCCGATCGGCCGCAGCCTGGACTTTCTCGCGCAGGAGATGTTGCGCGAGGCCCATACGATTTCCGCCAAATGCTGCGACGGCCACATCGCGGAGGAGATCGTCGAGTTCAAATCC